Proteins encoded within one genomic window of Candidatus Pseudothioglobus singularis PS1:
- a CDS encoding 3-hydroxyacyl-CoA dehydrogenase/enoyl-CoA hydratase family protein — translation MKEFFDKAFTKIAVLGSGTMGGQIAAHFANLGFETLMFDTSEEALSKSIAMMKKLKPTPFASPSVPGLLKTSTYENLDALSSCDFIIESIVENLDIKKKLFKQISPHVNENAILVTNTSGLSIQKIAESAPDSLRSRIFGVHFFNPPRYLPLVELIRTSYSDESLLIKAEGFITSALGKEVVYAKDSPAFVANRIGVFSFMAVLRHAENFNLSADTVDALTGKRIGRPASATFRTLDVVGLDVMANVVKNIYENAKDDPWIELFQLPDWIEALIEKGSLGSKTRKGIYEKVGKDIFVFDPKGGEYRLSDKTISPKVKKIIKDSRTIENALLELSKCDDPQAQFLWSVHRDVFHYTAYHLEHVAETARCVDLALKSGFAWQKGIFEQVQVTGWSEVRELLNQDIQDGKTLSNQTLPVWVMDQAFVYSDEGAFNPNKNQFIPRSSHPVYERQLNKALLNGEKKGHLDILIDGESTKLIDIGDGVASVSFKTKMNVLSSSVLTELPECLDYLENNGFHALIFKQEQEHFCAGANLYEVISAIKLGLLEKDPGLSSNAKKKAFEVMHPELPKLGKLYSIKKTVRMLQDLLMRLKHGKILTIAAVDGLALGGGCELLLHCNRVVASMNSYIGLVEVGIGGIPAGCGSKEMALRAYLNKESDDIFPLLSKHFEQIAMAKVSASALEAKEMGYLKTEDVIIANPNELLYVAKNQALAMLESGFRSPLDDTFKVVGKAGYANIMAQVANLFEGNFMSKHDKYCISSLAKVMTGSLVEENTVVNSKMLLDLERKYFVELLGTQKTQDRIEFMLRNSKPLRN, via the coding sequence ATGAAAGAATTTTTTGATAAAGCCTTTACTAAGATTGCTGTATTAGGCTCTGGAACAATGGGTGGACAAATTGCTGCCCACTTTGCCAATTTAGGTTTTGAAACTCTGATGTTTGATACCAGTGAGGAAGCGCTATCAAAATCTATAGCAATGATGAAGAAATTAAAGCCTACGCCATTTGCAAGTCCCTCAGTTCCAGGCTTACTTAAGACATCAACCTATGAAAATTTAGATGCATTATCAAGTTGTGACTTCATCATAGAGTCTATTGTAGAAAATCTAGATATCAAAAAAAAGCTTTTTAAACAAATTTCACCACATGTTAATGAGAATGCCATTCTAGTAACGAATACATCTGGTTTGTCAATTCAAAAAATAGCTGAGTCAGCACCCGATAGTTTAAGGAGTCGAATTTTTGGCGTGCATTTCTTTAATCCTCCTAGATATTTGCCGCTGGTTGAACTCATTAGAACCTCATATAGCGACGAGAGTCTTTTAATAAAGGCTGAGGGTTTTATTACTTCAGCACTTGGTAAGGAGGTTGTTTATGCAAAAGATAGTCCTGCGTTTGTTGCCAATAGGATTGGTGTTTTCTCATTTATGGCAGTTCTGAGGCACGCAGAAAACTTTAACCTTTCTGCTGACACAGTAGATGCGTTGACTGGAAAGAGAATTGGAAGGCCTGCTAGTGCTACCTTTAGGACCCTGGATGTTGTTGGCCTTGATGTCATGGCTAACGTAGTCAAAAATATATATGAAAATGCGAAAGATGATCCCTGGATTGAGTTATTTCAACTTCCAGATTGGATCGAGGCTTTAATTGAGAAAGGCTCGTTAGGAAGTAAAACCCGAAAGGGAATCTATGAAAAAGTTGGTAAAGATATATTTGTCTTTGACCCTAAGGGCGGAGAATATAGGCTCTCTGACAAAACGATTAGTCCCAAAGTTAAGAAAATAATAAAAGATAGTAGAACCATAGAAAATGCTCTTCTGGAGCTCTCTAAATGTGATGATCCACAAGCTCAATTCTTGTGGTCAGTTCATCGAGATGTATTTCATTACACTGCCTATCATCTTGAGCATGTTGCTGAAACTGCAAGATGTGTTGATTTAGCATTGAAGTCAGGATTTGCCTGGCAAAAAGGAATCTTTGAACAAGTTCAGGTGACTGGTTGGTCTGAGGTAAGAGAGTTACTGAATCAAGACATTCAGGATGGAAAAACGCTTTCAAATCAAACCTTGCCAGTATGGGTCATGGATCAAGCTTTTGTCTATTCTGACGAGGGTGCATTTAATCCAAACAAGAATCAGTTTATTCCGAGGTCTTCTCATCCGGTCTATGAAAGGCAATTAAATAAGGCACTCCTTAATGGAGAAAAGAAAGGCCATCTAGATATCTTGATAGATGGTGAATCGACTAAATTAATTGACATAGGAGACGGTGTTGCTAGCGTTTCTTTTAAGACAAAAATGAATGTTTTAAGTTCCAGTGTATTAACTGAATTACCTGAATGCCTTGATTATCTGGAAAACAATGGCTTTCACGCCCTTATTTTTAAACAGGAACAAGAACATTTTTGTGCTGGCGCTAACCTCTATGAGGTTATTTCGGCAATTAAGCTTGGTCTGCTTGAAAAGGACCCTGGACTGTCATCTAATGCAAAAAAGAAGGCTTTTGAGGTCATGCATCCTGAGCTCCCAAAACTTGGAAAACTATACTCAATTAAAAAAACGGTCCGCATGTTGCAAGATTTGTTGATGCGTCTTAAACATGGCAAAATATTAACCATAGCTGCGGTAGATGGGTTGGCTCTCGGAGGGGGCTGTGAGCTTTTACTTCACTGCAATAGAGTAGTTGCCTCAATGAACTCTTATATCGGTCTAGTGGAAGTTGGTATTGGAGGAATTCCTGCTGGTTGTGGTAGCAAGGAGATGGCGCTAAGGGCATATTTAAATAAAGAGTCTGATGATATATTTCCTCTGTTATCTAAACATTTTGAGCAGATTGCAATGGCAAAAGTCTCTGCTAGTGCTCTGGAAGCAAAGGAAATGGGATACCTGAAGACTGAAGATGTCATTATTGCTAATCCAAATGAATTACTTTACGTTGCAAAAAATCAAGCTTTAGCAATGCTAGAGTCAGGCTTCAGATCTCCATTGGATGACACATTCAAAGTAGTTGGTAAGGCTGGTTATGCAAACATCATGGCTCAAGTTGCCAACCTCTTTGAGGGAAACTTTATGTCCAAACATGATAAATATTGCATTTCTTCATTAGCCAAAGTGATGACAGGCTCGCTAGTTGAGGAGAACACTGTAGTGAATTCAAAAATGCTATTAGATCTTGAAAGAAAATACTTTGTTGAGCTTTTGGGCACGCAGAAAACTCAAGACAGAATTGAGTTTATGCTTCGAAATAGTAAACCCCTACGCAATTAA